A region from the Aquimarina sp. ERC-38 genome encodes:
- a CDS encoding citrate synthase: MSEKATITIDGKSYEFPIITGTENEKGIDIKNLRNASGGITTLDPGFKNTGSCESAITYLDGEQGILRYRGYAIEDLADKANFLEVAYLLIFGELPTKAQLSKFDQDIKEESHVDEDMKKILDGFPKSAHPMGVLSSLTSALIAFNPSSVDVDSEEAMYEAIVTIMAKFPVLAAWTMRKRKSLPLDYGDNSLGYVENLHKMMFSKPNKTYESNKIVNDALDKLLILHADHEQNCSTSTVRMVGSSHAGLFASISAGISALWGPLHGGANQAVIEMLEAIKTDGGDTAKYIDKAKDKEDSFRLMGFGHRVYKNFDPRAKIIKKSADEVLGDLGIEDPVLDIAKGLAQVALKDDYFVQRKLYPNVDFYSGIIYRALGIPTEMFTVMFALGRLPGWIAQWREMRLRKEPIGRPRQIYIGETHREFKSVSER, from the coding sequence ATGTCAGAGAAAGCAACGATTACAATTGATGGTAAATCTTATGAATTCCCAATAATTACCGGAACTGAAAATGAAAAGGGAATTGATATTAAAAATCTGAGAAATGCCTCTGGCGGAATTACAACCCTTGACCCGGGTTTTAAAAATACAGGAAGCTGCGAAAGTGCCATTACCTATCTTGATGGTGAACAGGGCATCTTAAGATATAGAGGATACGCAATTGAGGATTTAGCAGATAAAGCAAACTTCCTGGAAGTAGCTTATTTGTTAATCTTTGGAGAATTACCTACTAAAGCGCAATTGTCAAAATTTGATCAGGATATTAAAGAAGAGTCTCATGTAGATGAAGATATGAAGAAAATCCTGGATGGTTTTCCTAAAAGTGCTCACCCTATGGGGGTATTATCTTCGTTAACTAGTGCTTTAATCGCTTTTAATCCTTCATCCGTTGATGTGGATTCTGAAGAAGCTATGTACGAAGCTATTGTTACTATTATGGCAAAGTTTCCAGTATTAGCAGCCTGGACCATGCGAAAGCGAAAAAGCCTACCTTTGGATTATGGTGATAATTCTTTAGGTTATGTAGAGAATTTGCATAAAATGATGTTCTCAAAACCTAATAAAACCTATGAGTCTAATAAAATTGTAAATGACGCTTTAGACAAGTTATTAATTTTACATGCTGATCACGAACAGAACTGTTCCACCTCAACGGTACGGATGGTTGGTTCTTCTCACGCTGGATTATTTGCTTCTATCTCTGCGGGTATTTCTGCGCTTTGGGGACCTCTTCATGGTGGAGCAAACCAGGCAGTAATTGAGATGCTGGAAGCAATTAAAACTGATGGTGGTGATACTGCTAAATATATTGATAAAGCTAAAGATAAGGAGGACTCTTTCCGTTTAATGGGATTTGGTCACCGGGTGTATAAGAATTTTGATCCGCGGGCTAAAATCATTAAAAAATCAGCCGATGAAGTCTTAGGAGATTTAGGAATTGAAGATCCGGTACTTGATATTGCTAAAGGTCTGGCACAAGTTGCTCTAAAAGATGATTACTTCGTACAACGTAAATTATATCCTAACGTGGACTTTTATTCCGGGATTATTTACCGGGCGTTGGGGATACCTACTGAAATGTTTACGGTAATGTTTGCTCTGGGACGATTACCAGGATGGATTGCCCAATGGCGTGAAATGCGACTTCGAAAAGAACCTATTGGTCGACCAAGACAAATTTATATTGGTGAAACCCATCGGGAGTTTAAATCGGTATCTGAAAGGTAA
- a CDS encoding dimethylarginine dimethylaminohydrolase family protein, which translates to MNTIPIHITNETSRLRSVVLGIATSNGPVPRVEDAYDPKSIEHINKGTYPSEKNMVQELDAVASVLEKYDVKVYRPEVIKNCNQIFTRDIALVVEDYFIKTNILPDRENEIKAINHVVSQITPEKVINVEDQNIHFEGGDIIMYQNYIFIGTYKGADYSDCIVARTNMKGVQFFKDFFPNKKVIEFDLQKSMQDPKDNALHLDCCFQPVGKEYAIIHKEGFKDVRDYEFLVKLFGNEKLFHITKEEMYYMNSNIFSIAEDVVISEKGFTRLNRWLRSLQITVEEVPYAEIAKQEGLLRCSTLPLFRDY; encoded by the coding sequence TTGAACACAATTCCAATTCATATTACTAACGAAACTTCAAGATTACGGTCAGTGGTATTAGGAATTGCCACAAGTAATGGTCCGGTACCTAGGGTTGAAGATGCGTATGATCCGAAATCAATCGAACATATTAATAAAGGTACTTATCCTTCTGAAAAAAATATGGTACAAGAGTTAGATGCAGTGGCTTCGGTTCTTGAAAAATATGACGTAAAAGTATATCGTCCGGAAGTTATTAAAAATTGTAATCAAATTTTTACAAGAGATATTGCCTTAGTAGTAGAAGACTATTTTATTAAAACGAATATTCTTCCGGATCGGGAAAATGAAATAAAAGCAATTAATCATGTAGTTAGTCAAATCACACCGGAAAAAGTTATAAATGTAGAAGATCAAAACATTCATTTTGAAGGTGGGGATATCATCATGTACCAGAATTATATCTTTATCGGCACTTATAAAGGAGCAGATTATTCGGATTGTATTGTAGCCCGAACAAATATGAAAGGGGTACAGTTTTTTAAGGATTTTTTTCCTAATAAGAAAGTGATTGAATTCGATTTGCAAAAGTCCATGCAAGACCCTAAGGATAATGCATTACATTTAGATTGTTGTTTTCAACCTGTGGGAAAAGAGTATGCAATTATTCATAAAGAAGGGTTTAAGGATGTCCGAGATTATGAATTTTTAGTAAAGCTTTTTGGTAATGAAAAGCTATTTCATATTACCAAAGAAGAAATGTATTATATGAATTCTAATATTTTTTCTATTGCAGAAGACGTGGTTATTTCTGAAAAGGGATTTACAAGATTAAACCGTTGGCTTCGTAGTTTACAGATTACGGTAGAAGAAGTACCGTATGCTGAAATTGCTAAGCAGGAGGGCTTACTCCGGTGTTCTACCTTACCACTGTTTAGAGATTATTAA
- the ctlX gene encoding citrulline utilization hydrolase CtlX: protein MAQSTNTILMVRPSSFEKNEQTAVNNYYQKDTNQSKEEILEKAQKEFDQLVAKLTEAGVTIITVQEDPNHKTPDAVFPNNWISFHKDATIGIYPMFAPNRRLERRQEVLQQVEEAGFMIENVLDYTTAEDEELFLEGTGSLVLDRVHQKAYCALSERANEGLVVEFCEDFEFTPVIFTAYQTVGNKRLPIYHTNVMMSVASSFAMICLDSIDNKKERKNVVKHLKQDGKEIIDLTEAQINQFAGNTLQVTNNIGEELLVMSQSAYHSLTKGQLAIISKHSKILYSDLTTIETLGGGSARCMMAEVFLPKKT, encoded by the coding sequence ATGGCGCAGAGTACTAATACAATACTGATGGTTAGGCCTTCAAGTTTTGAAAAAAACGAGCAGACTGCCGTAAATAATTATTACCAAAAGGATACTAACCAGTCTAAAGAAGAAATTCTTGAAAAAGCACAAAAGGAATTTGATCAATTAGTAGCAAAACTTACTGAAGCTGGCGTTACTATTATAACGGTTCAGGAAGATCCGAACCATAAAACTCCGGATGCAGTTTTTCCTAATAACTGGATTTCTTTTCATAAAGATGCAACTATTGGTATTTATCCTATGTTTGCCCCCAATCGCAGGTTGGAGCGGAGGCAGGAAGTCCTACAGCAAGTAGAAGAAGCGGGTTTTATGATTGAAAACGTATTAGATTATACAACTGCCGAAGATGAAGAATTATTTCTGGAAGGAACGGGTAGCCTGGTATTAGATCGGGTTCATCAAAAAGCGTACTGCGCCTTATCAGAGCGTGCTAATGAAGGTTTGGTTGTTGAATTCTGTGAAGATTTTGAATTTACCCCGGTGATTTTTACGGCATATCAAACGGTTGGAAACAAAAGATTACCCATCTATCATACCAATGTGATGATGAGTGTTGCCAGTAGTTTTGCCATGATTTGTTTAGATAGTATCGATAATAAAAAAGAGCGGAAGAATGTTGTCAAACATTTAAAACAAGATGGTAAAGAAATTATAGATCTAACCGAAGCTCAAATCAATCAATTTGCCGGAAACACATTGCAGGTTACAAATAATATAGGCGAAGAACTTCTGGTCATGTCTCAGTCGGCTTATCATAGTTTAACCAAAGGGCAACTAGCTATCATTTCAAAGCATTCTAAAATCCTGTATAGTGACCTGACTACCATTGAAACTTTAGGTGGAGGAAGTGCCCGATGTATGATGGCTGAAGTTTTTCTACCTAAAAAAACGTAA
- a CDS encoding RrF2 family transcriptional regulator, whose product MLSKKTKYGLKAMIYIAKNYTEKPVLISEIAEKEHISQKFLESILLTLKKNELLASKKGKGGGYLMIKNPEDIAMVDIIRILEGPIAMVPCVSLNFYKRCEDCQDEEACAVNELMIEVRDQTLKVLANKTLADFINKDIQ is encoded by the coding sequence ATGCTTTCAAAGAAAACAAAATACGGATTAAAAGCTATGATCTACATAGCAAAAAATTATACGGAAAAACCTGTACTTATTTCTGAAATAGCAGAGAAAGAGCATATTTCACAAAAGTTTTTAGAAAGTATCCTATTGACTCTTAAAAAGAATGAGTTGTTAGCTTCAAAAAAAGGAAAGGGCGGGGGATACCTAATGATTAAAAACCCGGAAGATATCGCCATGGTGGATATCATACGGATATTAGAAGGGCCTATCGCGATGGTTCCTTGCGTTAGTCTTAATTTTTATAAACGTTGCGAAGATTGCCAGGACGAAGAAGCTTGTGCGGTCAATGAATTAATGATTGAGGTTAGGGATCAAACTCTTAAAGTTTTAGCTAACAAAACGCTTGCGGATTTTATA